One genomic region from Frateuria soli encodes:
- a CDS encoding polysaccharide biosynthesis tyrosine autokinase, which translates to MTTKQTFPSSPRRDDDIDLHALLGTLLDHKWLIIGVTAVFFVLSVLYATLSTPIYEATATVQVEQKVPSLPGLDDLTQTLGTSSSQATTEIALITSRTVIGQAVTNLKLDITAEPERFPLIGNYMARSYKPQMPGDVAPPFMGMDSYDWGGSELDIFQLDVPSTLLDKPLHLIAGESGAYQLTDDEDNVLLQGRVGEPATGSGITMQVQALHANPGTVFDVARHSHLGTITALQGAIQAVEQGKDSGIIVLTYDNPDPVLATQLLDQISALYVQQNVERNSAEAANSLKFVKEQLPKVKMDLEKATAALNAFQMRAHSVDISLQTKGLLDQTVALDTQIENLRMQMADVERKFTSNHPTYQALAAQIGQLQGKKAALEKQVGHLPDTQQELLRLTRDVQVSNETYTNLLNQAQQLDIARAGTVGNVRVVDRAATNTNRPVWPPKMILVLAGTALGGLLALAFIFIRQLLNRGVEDLAAIEHVGLPVYACVPLSAAEREINERNGRVRRGAYAQHLLAQSAPDDLAVEALRSLRTSLHFARLEAKNNLLMISSPGPGAGKTFVGANLAAVIAQAGQRVLLIDADMRKGALHTVVGGRPEQGLSELISGQIGLSEAVRTVEGANNLYFISRGKVPPNPSELLMHSHFTALLEKLKPRFDLIIIDTPPILAVTDAAVIGHHVGTSLMVVRFGVNQAREIALAKQRFEQNGVPVKGAIFNAVEKRSAGYYAYAYYEYAGAKA; encoded by the coding sequence ATGACCACCAAGCAAACCTTTCCGTCCTCACCGCGTCGCGATGACGACATTGACCTGCATGCGCTGCTAGGCACGCTGCTCGACCACAAGTGGTTGATCATCGGCGTGACCGCAGTGTTCTTCGTGCTCAGCGTGCTGTACGCCACGCTGAGCACCCCCATCTACGAAGCCACCGCCACGGTGCAGGTCGAACAGAAGGTCCCAAGCCTGCCGGGCCTGGACGATCTCACCCAGACGCTGGGCACCTCCTCCTCGCAGGCCACCACCGAAATCGCCCTGATCACCTCCCGTACCGTGATCGGGCAGGCGGTGACCAACCTGAAGCTGGACATCACGGCCGAGCCGGAGCGGTTCCCGCTGATAGGCAACTACATGGCGCGCAGCTACAAGCCGCAGATGCCGGGTGACGTGGCGCCGCCTTTCATGGGCATGGACAGCTACGACTGGGGCGGTTCCGAGCTGGATATCTTCCAGCTGGACGTGCCTTCGACATTGCTGGACAAGCCCTTGCACCTGATCGCCGGCGAAAGCGGTGCGTACCAGCTCACCGACGACGAGGACAACGTCCTGCTGCAGGGCCGCGTCGGCGAACCGGCCACCGGCAGCGGCATCACCATGCAAGTGCAGGCGTTGCACGCCAATCCGGGCACCGTGTTCGACGTGGCGCGCCACTCGCACCTGGGCACGATCACCGCGTTGCAGGGTGCGATCCAGGCGGTCGAGCAGGGCAAGGATTCGGGAATCATCGTCCTTACTTACGACAACCCCGATCCGGTGCTGGCCACCCAGCTCCTGGACCAGATCAGCGCGCTGTACGTGCAGCAGAACGTGGAGCGCAACTCCGCCGAAGCGGCCAACAGCCTGAAGTTCGTCAAGGAGCAACTGCCCAAGGTCAAGATGGACCTGGAGAAGGCGACCGCGGCATTGAACGCGTTCCAGATGCGCGCGCACTCGGTGGACATCAGCCTGCAGACCAAGGGCTTGCTCGACCAGACCGTCGCGCTGGATACGCAGATCGAAAACCTGCGCATGCAGATGGCCGACGTCGAGCGCAAGTTCACCTCCAACCACCCGACCTACCAGGCTCTGGCCGCGCAGATCGGCCAGCTGCAGGGCAAGAAGGCGGCACTGGAGAAGCAGGTCGGCCACCTGCCTGATACGCAGCAGGAACTGCTGCGCCTGACCCGCGACGTGCAGGTCAGCAACGAGACCTACACCAACCTGCTCAACCAGGCCCAGCAGCTCGACATCGCGCGTGCCGGTACCGTCGGCAACGTGCGCGTGGTCGATCGCGCCGCCACCAACACCAATCGCCCGGTGTGGCCGCCGAAGATGATCCTGGTGCTCGCCGGCACCGCCCTGGGTGGGCTGCTCGCGCTTGCCTTCATCTTCATCCGCCAGCTGCTCAACCGCGGCGTGGAAGACCTGGCCGCGATCGAACATGTCGGCCTTCCGGTCTATGCCTGCGTGCCGCTGTCGGCCGCCGAGCGCGAGATCAACGAGCGCAACGGCCGCGTGCGACGGGGCGCCTACGCGCAGCACCTGCTGGCACAAAGCGCACCGGATGACCTTGCGGTGGAGGCTCTGCGCAGCCTGCGCACCAGCCTGCACTTCGCGCGCCTGGAGGCCAAGAACAACCTGCTGATGATTTCCAGCCCGGGGCCGGGCGCCGGCAAGACCTTCGTCGGCGCCAACCTGGCGGCGGTGATCGCGCAGGCCGGCCAGCGCGTGCTGCTGATTGACGCGGACATGCGCAAGGGTGCATTGCACACCGTGGTCGGCGGTCGCCCGGAGCAAGGCCTGTCGGAACTGATCTCCGGCCAGATCGGACTGTCCGAGGCGGTGCGTACGGTAGAGGGGGCGAACAACCTCTACTTCATCTCGCGCGGCAAGGTGCCGCCGAACCCGTCCGAACTCCTGATGCATTCGCACTTCACCGCGTTGCTGGAAAAGCTCAAGCCGCGCTTCGACCTGATCATCATCGACACGCCGCCGATCCTGGCGGTGACCGATGCGGCGGTGATCGGCCACCACGTGGGCACCAGCCTGATGGTCGTGCGCTTCGGCGTGAACCAGGCGCGCGAGATCGCGCTGGCCAAGCAGCGCTTCGAACAGAACGGCGTACCAGTCAAGGGCGCCATCTTCAACGCGGTCGAGAAGCGCAGCGCGGGCTACTACGCCTACGCGTACTACGAGTACGCCGGCGCCAAGGCCTGA
- a CDS encoding UDP-glucose dehydrogenase family protein, producing MKVTLFGTGYVGLVTGTCLAEMGNRVLCVDVDAAKVSRLKHGEVPIYEPGLSPMVKRNHESGRLDFTTEAEPAVQHGEVIFIAVGTPPDEDGSADLRYVLEVARTIGKYLNRYAVVVNKSTVPVGTADKVRATIAQALAERGAVIPFDVVSNPEFLKEGDAVEDCLRPDRIVIGSSSERATQVLRKLYAPFNRNHDRTVVMDERSAELTKYAANAMLATKISFMNEIANIAERVGADIEQVRRGIGSDPRIGYHFIYPGAGYGGSCFPKDVQALERTARGVGYEAKLLGAVEAVNHAQKGKLFELIERHCGGALKGKTVALWGLAFKPNTDDMREASSRRLMEQLWAAGAKVRAFDPEAREETTRIYGERADLALCEDAYEALEGADVLAIVTEWKAFRAPDFARIRDALKDPAIFDGRNLYDPAQVEEAGLAYYGIGRGRALGERFAPFLAAPRAATA from the coding sequence CTGAAAGTCACCCTGTTCGGCACCGGCTACGTGGGCCTGGTCACCGGCACCTGCCTGGCGGAGATGGGCAACCGCGTGCTTTGCGTCGACGTGGACGCGGCCAAGGTCTCGCGCCTGAAGCATGGCGAGGTGCCGATCTACGAGCCGGGCCTCTCGCCGATGGTCAAGCGCAACCACGAAAGTGGCCGGCTGGACTTCACCACCGAGGCCGAACCGGCGGTACAGCACGGCGAGGTGATCTTCATCGCCGTCGGCACGCCGCCGGACGAGGACGGCAGCGCCGACCTGCGCTACGTGCTGGAAGTGGCGCGCACCATCGGCAAGTACCTCAACCGCTACGCGGTGGTGGTCAACAAGTCGACCGTGCCGGTGGGTACCGCGGACAAGGTGCGCGCGACCATCGCCCAGGCGCTGGCCGAGCGCGGCGCGGTGATCCCGTTCGACGTGGTCTCCAACCCCGAGTTCCTGAAGGAAGGCGACGCGGTGGAAGACTGCCTGCGGCCCGACCGCATCGTGATCGGCAGTTCCAGCGAGCGCGCCACCCAAGTGCTGCGCAAGCTCTACGCGCCGTTCAACCGCAACCACGACCGCACGGTGGTGATGGACGAGCGCTCGGCCGAGCTGACCAAGTACGCGGCCAACGCGATGCTGGCGACCAAGATCAGCTTCATGAACGAGATCGCCAACATCGCCGAGCGGGTGGGCGCGGACATCGAGCAGGTGCGCCGCGGCATCGGCTCGGACCCGCGCATCGGCTACCACTTCATCTACCCGGGTGCCGGCTACGGCGGCTCGTGCTTCCCCAAGGACGTGCAGGCGCTGGAGCGCACCGCGCGCGGGGTGGGCTACGAGGCGAAATTGCTGGGCGCGGTGGAGGCGGTCAACCACGCGCAGAAGGGCAAGCTGTTCGAGCTGATCGAGCGCCACTGCGGCGGCGCGCTCAAGGGCAAGACGGTGGCGCTGTGGGGCCTGGCGTTCAAGCCCAACACCGACGACATGCGCGAGGCCTCGAGCCGGCGGCTGATGGAGCAGCTGTGGGCGGCCGGCGCGAAGGTGCGCGCGTTCGACCCGGAGGCGCGCGAGGAAACCACGCGCATCTACGGCGAGCGGGCCGACCTCGCGCTATGCGAGGACGCGTACGAGGCGCTGGAGGGCGCGGACGTGCTGGCGATCGTGACCGAGTGGAAGGCGTTCCGCGCGCCGGACTTCGCACGCATCCGCGACGCACTGAAGGACCCGGCAATCTTCGACGGGCGCAACCTGTACGACCCGGCGCAAGTGGAGGAGGCGGGGCTGGCCTATTACGGCATCGGGCGCGGGCGGGCGCTGGGGGAGAGGTTCGCGCCTTTCCTGGCAGCGCCACGTGCGGCCACCGCCTGA
- a CDS encoding polysaccharide pyruvyl transferase family protein, with amino-acid sequence MKRFYLSGQRTFRNRGCEAIVRSTVALLRDQFGEVEVLVPSTNIARDSAQWPDASGQGVRFVRAYLPPPARYWVQLQSLPLPLIKRAGWPFPMPRWLRQQLDSVDAVLAVGGDNYSLDYRIPSPIMSVDGWAMDMGKPVMLWGASVGPFEREPEFVDPVTRHLARMHFVAAGESMSHDYLVHKLGLRNVIRMAEPSFMLGKEPVDLKPFWPRGDGHVLGLNVSRLVERHQRSNKNVHAELEGFIRHAVKEHRLGVLLIPHADPLRQAHGGDAEYMGPLLTRLADLGSAVTMMPNTFNAAQTKYVISYLRFFIGARAHPVIAALSSGVPTVSIAYSVKACGINRDLFGNQETVLQARNLSSRRLQDMLERLVQQEDTLRSLLECRLAEWQSATRAATARISDCLC; translated from the coding sequence GTGAAACGCTTCTACCTCTCCGGACAACGCACCTTCCGCAACCGTGGTTGCGAGGCCATCGTGCGCAGCACGGTGGCGCTGCTGCGGGACCAGTTCGGCGAGGTGGAGGTGCTGGTCCCCTCGACCAACATCGCACGCGACAGTGCGCAATGGCCCGATGCATCCGGGCAGGGCGTACGCTTCGTTCGAGCCTACCTGCCGCCTCCCGCTCGCTACTGGGTGCAACTGCAGAGTCTGCCACTGCCGCTGATCAAGCGTGCCGGCTGGCCGTTCCCGATGCCGCGCTGGCTGCGTCAGCAGCTCGACTCGGTCGATGCCGTGCTGGCGGTGGGCGGCGACAACTATTCGCTGGACTACCGGATCCCTTCGCCGATCATGAGCGTGGACGGCTGGGCCATGGACATGGGCAAGCCCGTGATGCTCTGGGGGGCGTCGGTCGGTCCGTTCGAACGCGAGCCGGAATTCGTCGATCCGGTGACGCGCCACCTCGCGCGCATGCACTTTGTGGCGGCCGGCGAATCGATGAGCCATGACTACCTGGTCCACAAGCTGGGTCTGCGCAACGTGATCCGGATGGCCGAGCCGTCCTTCATGCTCGGCAAGGAACCGGTCGACCTCAAGCCGTTCTGGCCCAGGGGTGACGGCCACGTGTTGGGTCTGAACGTGAGCCGGCTGGTCGAGCGCCACCAGCGCAGCAACAAGAACGTGCACGCCGAGCTGGAGGGATTCATCCGTCACGCGGTGAAGGAACACCGGCTCGGCGTGCTTCTGATCCCGCACGCCGATCCGTTGCGCCAGGCGCACGGTGGGGATGCCGAGTACATGGGGCCGCTGCTGACGCGGTTGGCCGACCTCGGCAGTGCCGTGACGATGATGCCCAACACGTTCAACGCGGCACAGACCAAGTACGTCATCAGCTACCTGCGCTTCTTCATCGGTGCACGCGCGCACCCGGTAATCGCCGCGCTTTCCAGCGGTGTGCCGACCGTCTCCATCGCATACAGCGTCAAGGCCTGCGGCATCAATCGCGACCTGTTCGGCAACCAGGAGACGGTGCTGCAGGCGCGCAACCTGTCCTCGCGCCGGTTGCAGGACATGCTGGAGCGATTGGTGCAGCAGGAAGACACGCTGCGCAGCCTGCTCGAATGCCGCCTCGCCGAATGGCAGTCGGCCACCAGGGCTGCGACGGCGCGGATCTCGGACTGCCTTTGTTGA
- a CDS encoding glycosyltransferase family 2 protein codes for MDNRIASDNRRTADSPCVGTAPPKTREARVAPVSVVVPCYRCADTIGQAVASVASQLLRPAEVILVDDCSSDGTLDRLHEVARGYPPGWVKVFALPRNGGPSGARNLGWANARQPYVAFLDADDSWHPHKLKIQMDVLESDPGIALLAHRMNVQSRSAPAPALQRRQTVTVVPPNLLMLRSPFPTASIIVRRDLPFRFDEQRRRSEDYLLWAQILLSGYRCARVEQVLASWHKPPFGAGGLSGDLAAMYAAGVDARRALHAQGLLSGPQMYLVHAIGLLRYARRRVITYARRFSSASRSGGTS; via the coding sequence ATGGACAACAGAATCGCATCTGACAACAGGCGGACCGCGGATTCCCCGTGCGTCGGCACCGCACCGCCAAAAACCCGCGAGGCGCGCGTCGCGCCGGTCAGCGTGGTGGTGCCCTGCTACCGCTGTGCAGACACGATCGGGCAGGCAGTCGCTTCGGTTGCCTCGCAACTGTTGCGACCGGCGGAAGTGATCCTGGTGGACGATTGCAGCAGCGACGGAACGCTGGACCGACTGCACGAAGTGGCGCGAGGGTACCCGCCTGGCTGGGTCAAGGTGTTCGCGCTACCTCGCAACGGTGGCCCGTCGGGAGCGCGCAACCTGGGCTGGGCGAATGCGCGCCAGCCCTACGTCGCCTTCCTCGATGCGGACGATTCCTGGCATCCGCACAAGCTGAAGATCCAGATGGACGTGCTCGAGTCCGATCCCGGCATCGCCCTGCTGGCTCACCGCATGAACGTCCAATCACGCAGCGCACCCGCGCCCGCGCTGCAACGTCGCCAGACGGTGACGGTCGTGCCGCCGAACCTGCTGATGCTGCGCAGCCCCTTTCCCACCGCTTCGATCATCGTGCGCCGTGACCTGCCGTTCCGGTTCGACGAGCAGCGGCGTCGCTCGGAGGATTACCTGCTGTGGGCGCAGATCCTGTTGTCGGGCTACCGCTGCGCGCGGGTCGAACAGGTGCTTGCGTCCTGGCACAAGCCGCCTTTCGGCGCGGGCGGCCTGAGCGGCGACCTGGCGGCGATGTACGCGGCCGGCGTGGATGCGCGGCGCGCGTTGCATGCCCAGGGTTTGCTGAGCGGGCCACAGATGTATCTCGTCCACGCGATCGGCCTGCTGCGCTATGCACGCCGACGCGTGATCACTTATGCGCGCCGATTTTCCAGCGCCTCCCGAAGCGGTGGCACGAGCTGA
- a CDS encoding EpsG family protein — translation MEQTLTLVDTPSNSNARAMLGLMVLAVVCLAMDLVVGSRSIDTGTDTYVYAGFFDALRHGTVNSRFEPVFYYLSVLLAGTGMSRVAYQSCLFLIMIGTVVVATRKYYDYLESEGSYLVFLTASLMFLLFSPVMSNASINVVRQGLASLLVFAALIAFYRHQWRSFFFWGLLATGFHYSSVLYLLFAPVLLLRQRTQRLIAIGAFLAYCSGLTMLLVQALVPSVYAIVMKYDAGATYRTGVRLDFAVFSLFWYLLPYVLAPLVHEPARQRIKDGTSIYAVMLLPFFAVGWGNFSNRYLLSSWLSVSLVLAAICCNSRLAPLRNPLLIRIGLILAAAVFYMYVSHGFVI, via the coding sequence ATGGAACAGACCCTCACCCTGGTGGATACGCCATCCAATTCGAACGCTCGGGCCATGCTCGGGCTCATGGTGCTGGCCGTCGTCTGCCTGGCCATGGACCTGGTGGTCGGCTCGCGCAGCATCGACACCGGAACCGACACCTACGTCTATGCCGGCTTCTTCGACGCGCTGCGGCACGGTACGGTCAACAGCCGCTTCGAGCCGGTGTTCTATTACCTGAGCGTATTGCTCGCCGGCACCGGCATGAGCCGGGTCGCGTACCAGAGCTGCCTGTTCCTGATCATGATCGGAACCGTGGTGGTGGCCACGCGCAAGTACTACGACTACCTGGAAAGCGAGGGCAGTTACCTGGTCTTCCTTACCGCATCACTGATGTTCCTGCTGTTTTCGCCAGTGATGAGCAACGCTTCCATCAACGTCGTGCGCCAGGGACTGGCCTCCCTGCTGGTATTCGCGGCCCTGATCGCGTTCTACCGCCATCAGTGGCGCAGCTTCTTCTTCTGGGGCCTGCTTGCGACCGGCTTCCATTATTCTTCGGTGCTCTACCTGCTGTTCGCGCCGGTGCTGCTGCTTCGCCAGCGCACCCAGCGACTGATCGCGATCGGTGCGTTCCTGGCCTACTGCAGCGGGTTGACCATGTTGCTGGTCCAGGCGCTCGTGCCATCGGTGTACGCGATCGTCATGAAATACGACGCAGGCGCGACCTACCGTACCGGCGTGCGCCTGGACTTCGCGGTGTTCTCGCTGTTCTGGTATCTGCTGCCCTACGTCCTGGCGCCGTTGGTGCACGAACCTGCGCGGCAGCGGATCAAGGACGGTACGTCGATCTACGCGGTCATGCTGCTGCCCTTCTTTGCGGTTGGCTGGGGCAACTTCTCCAACCGCTACCTGCTTTCGTCGTGGCTGTCGGTATCGCTGGTGCTGGCCGCGATCTGCTGCAACAGCCGCCTGGCCCCCCTGCGCAACCCCCTGCTGATACGGATCGGGCTGATCTTGGCGGCCGCGGTTTTCTACATGTATGTCAGCCATGGTTTCGTGATTTGA
- a CDS encoding asparagine synthase-related protein: MTSMPAQQHKAAQPTERRIQLNLSPYAGEADLSSLDREGDCFDAIDEISLADLLRNSFVYPPHSIFRGVKVATTGFDPQQDLHDRPRFHFLGQAAAVTNRPRADEVDEADLVETYHRLLCEAIGRSTSGIRTPWLLQSGGKDSTSMAIALAEARPDATCVTYLGGTEENEVESARDVAARLGLRHESLACDPSRAYDRYLAMVPAMPLLTADFAVLSYADLTTEIGASGGDGIIDALGSDPYFGVPPHWQQRMLGLLARGLRLSPRVFETDVLGRNFKLCYALGTLQMNEFERYYAGSRFTDSEVDALFGHPISRQSRARLEVFRDAIAAARTPEARRRVSAAIVEAAIFGKGMFAAPARKLRLVYPYCDERLHEWVFRQVPDSYLMGRDGTNKVLVRRHIARHFRQLPYVHAKGSFRFDLCGLARQRFDQVHAFAVQAKALLPGAPRWLEIHRGRLDNKYYASKFYLLAITLPWVLSRLRPDQALGVAALRGPNNQESTCAAS; the protein is encoded by the coding sequence ATGACATCCATGCCTGCACAGCAGCACAAGGCTGCCCAGCCCACCGAGCGCCGCATCCAGCTCAACCTCTCGCCGTACGCCGGCGAGGCTGATCTGTCGAGCCTGGATCGCGAGGGCGACTGCTTCGACGCCATCGACGAAATCTCGTTGGCGGACCTGCTGCGCAACTCGTTCGTCTATCCGCCGCATTCGATCTTCCGTGGCGTGAAAGTGGCCACGACCGGCTTCGATCCCCAACAGGATCTGCACGATCGTCCGCGCTTCCATTTCCTGGGACAGGCGGCGGCGGTGACCAACCGGCCCCGGGCCGACGAAGTGGACGAGGCCGACCTGGTGGAAACCTACCACCGGCTGCTGTGCGAAGCGATCGGACGCAGCACCAGCGGCATCCGCACACCCTGGCTGTTGCAGAGCGGCGGCAAGGATTCCACCTCCATGGCCATCGCGCTGGCCGAAGCGCGACCGGACGCCACCTGCGTGACCTACCTGGGCGGCACCGAGGAGAACGAGGTCGAGTCGGCACGCGATGTGGCGGCTCGGCTTGGTCTGCGGCATGAATCGCTGGCGTGCGATCCGTCCCGCGCCTACGACCGCTACCTGGCGATGGTGCCGGCGATGCCGCTGCTGACGGCCGACTTCGCCGTGCTTTCCTACGCCGACCTGACTACCGAGATCGGGGCGAGTGGCGGCGACGGCATCATCGACGCGCTCGGCTCGGATCCCTACTTCGGCGTGCCGCCACACTGGCAGCAGCGCATGCTCGGATTGCTGGCGCGCGGCCTGCGCCTGTCCCCGCGGGTGTTCGAAACCGACGTGCTGGGGCGCAACTTCAAGCTGTGCTATGCGCTTGGCACGCTGCAGATGAACGAGTTCGAGCGCTACTACGCCGGCTCGCGGTTCACCGACTCGGAGGTGGATGCGCTGTTCGGGCATCCGATTTCGCGGCAATCCCGCGCGCGGCTGGAAGTGTTCAGGGATGCGATCGCGGCGGCGCGGACTCCCGAGGCGCGCCGCCGCGTTTCGGCGGCCATCGTCGAAGCGGCGATTTTCGGCAAGGGCATGTTCGCCGCCCCGGCGCGCAAGCTGCGCCTGGTCTACCCCTATTGCGACGAACGGCTGCACGAGTGGGTCTTCCGCCAGGTGCCGGACAGCTACCTGATGGGGCGCGACGGCACCAACAAGGTCCTCGTGCGTCGCCACATCGCCCGCCATTTCCGCCAATTACCATATGTCCATGCCAAGGGTTCGTTCCGCTTCGACCTCTGCGGGCTGGCTCGGCAGCGCTTCGACCAGGTGCACGCTTTCGCGGTGCAGGCCAAGGCACTGCTTCCCGGAGCACCGCGCTGGCTGGAAATCCACCGCGGCCGTCTGGACAACAAGTACTACGCATCGAAGTTCTACCTGCTTGCGATCACGCTGCCCTGGGTGCTCAGCCGGTTGCGACCGGACCAGGCCCTTGGCGTGGCCGCATTGCGAGGACCCAACAACCAGGAGTCGACATGCGCCGCATCCTAG
- a CDS encoding right-handed parallel beta-helix repeat-containing protein: MRRILGRPPSDGARASRETDLALVAPSTRRTFLRRALLLALTPLLASRTLPADAAAGKSTIDVREKGAKGDGKTDDTWAIQDAIDALPEQGGTVLVPAGHYMVDATRALRLRSNMTLELDPEATIEAIPNARRRSHVIKVWRADNVVIHGGRVVGERLGHTGSGGEWGYGINIQASHNVKVSGTHISNCWGDGIWIGALGKGVFQVVSTDVTIENVVSTNNRRQGMSIGPCTRVRVIGCTFSDTHGTKPESGIDLEPMAQGPTRDILIQRCTFTRNKGCGVEIHHNVSGVVVRDCTIQENAGYGVYGKNVGDLWIDGNQIIDNGLVGIALVKGTHDVRITGNTIRRNSARYVHHVLKSIKSIATGERAKGDGRPATEMRIDETTSGITLSDNTF; the protein is encoded by the coding sequence ATGCGCCGCATCCTAGGACGCCCGCCCTCCGATGGCGCCCGGGCATCTCGCGAGACCGACCTGGCGCTCGTCGCGCCGTCCACGCGACGGACATTCCTGCGGCGGGCACTGCTGCTGGCCCTGACGCCGCTGCTCGCGTCACGCACCCTGCCGGCGGATGCCGCCGCGGGCAAGAGCACGATCGACGTACGCGAGAAGGGCGCCAAAGGCGACGGCAAGACCGACGACACGTGGGCCATCCAGGACGCGATCGACGCCTTGCCGGAGCAGGGCGGCACCGTCCTGGTGCCGGCCGGCCATTACATGGTGGACGCCACCCGGGCTTTGCGGTTGCGTTCCAACATGACGCTCGAGCTCGACCCGGAAGCGACCATCGAGGCGATTCCCAACGCGCGCAGGCGCTCGCACGTGATCAAGGTCTGGCGCGCCGACAACGTCGTGATCCACGGCGGGCGGGTGGTGGGCGAGCGCCTGGGCCACACCGGCAGCGGCGGCGAGTGGGGGTATGGGATCAACATCCAGGCGTCGCACAACGTCAAGGTCTCCGGCACCCACATTTCCAACTGCTGGGGCGACGGCATCTGGATCGGCGCGCTCGGAAAGGGCGTCTTCCAGGTGGTCTCCACGGACGTGACCATCGAAAACGTCGTATCCACCAACAACCGCCGCCAGGGCATGTCGATCGGGCCCTGCACGCGGGTACGGGTCATCGGCTGCACCTTCAGCGACACCCATGGCACCAAGCCGGAGTCGGGCATCGACCTCGAACCGATGGCCCAGGGGCCGACACGCGACATACTCATCCAGCGCTGTACGTTCACGCGCAACAAGGGTTGCGGCGTGGAGATCCACCACAACGTCTCGGGCGTCGTCGTGCGTGACTGCACGATCCAGGAAAATGCCGGCTACGGCGTGTACGGCAAGAACGTCGGCGACCTGTGGATCGACGGCAACCAGATCATCGACAACGGGCTGGTCGGGATCGCGCTGGTCAAGGGCACGCACGACGTCAGGATCACCGGCAACACCATACGGCGCAACAGCGCCCGCTACGTCCACCACGTGCTGAAGTCGATCAAGTCGATCGCCACCGGGGAGCGCGCCAAGGGCGACGGCCGGCCGGCCACGGAGATGCGCATCGACGAGACCACCTCCGGCATCACGCTCTCGGACAATACGTTCTAG
- a CDS encoding glycosyltransferase family 4 protein yields the protein MKFVFYANTDWYLYNFRLSTARRLQADGHEVVMLSPPGEFGGRFACLGFRWVTLPMDRASLNPLRETVTLQHLVRVLRREKPDLLHNFTVKCAVYGGLAARLAGVPATVNAVAGMGYVFTSNDLKARCLRPLVRALMRGTLDHRRSLLILQNPDDEEIFRRSRLVAPGRIEVIRSSGVDTGRFRPTSMSGSDGRLRVLLAARLLWEKGIGEYVEAARLLKEQGRDIEFVLAGAPDPGNPRSVAHEQVQRWAEEGLVTWLGHVEDMPALFATIDVMALPSYYREGVPKSLIEGAAAGLALITTDQPGCREVVTRHGKDGLVVPPRDAPALAALIARLDDDRALLHRLGTAAREKAVAEFDERMVIQRTMDVYGRLLGGDAPSGPLAGSALPELRTNRSG from the coding sequence ATGAAGTTCGTTTTCTACGCCAATACCGATTGGTATCTCTACAACTTCCGCCTGTCCACCGCGCGCCGGCTGCAAGCCGACGGCCACGAAGTGGTGATGCTTTCGCCTCCGGGCGAGTTCGGTGGACGTTTCGCCTGTCTCGGGTTCCGCTGGGTCACGCTGCCGATGGACCGGGCCAGCCTCAACCCCTTGCGCGAGACCGTGACGCTCCAGCACCTGGTGCGTGTACTGCGCCGCGAAAAGCCCGATCTGCTGCACAACTTCACCGTGAAGTGCGCAGTGTACGGAGGCCTTGCGGCGCGGCTGGCCGGCGTGCCGGCGACCGTCAACGCGGTGGCCGGCATGGGCTATGTGTTCACCAGCAACGACCTCAAGGCCCGCTGCCTGCGTCCGCTGGTCCGCGCACTGATGCGCGGCACGCTCGATCACCGGCGTTCGCTGCTGATCCTGCAGAACCCGGACGATGAGGAGATCTTCAGGCGCTCGCGCCTGGTCGCGCCTGGCCGGATCGAGGTCATCCGCAGTTCCGGCGTGGACACGGGCCGTTTCAGGCCGACTTCGATGTCCGGAAGCGACGGACGGTTGCGCGTGCTGCTCGCCGCTCGATTGCTCTGGGAAAAGGGTATCGGGGAGTACGTTGAAGCTGCGCGGCTGCTGAAGGAGCAGGGCAGGGACATCGAGTTCGTGCTGGCGGGCGCGCCCGACCCCGGCAATCCGCGATCGGTCGCGCACGAGCAGGTACAGCGCTGGGCCGAGGAGGGCCTGGTGACGTGGCTGGGCCACGTGGAGGACATGCCCGCGCTGTTCGCCACCATCGACGTGATGGCGCTACCGAGCTACTACCGTGAAGGCGTACCCAAGAGCCTGATCGAAGGCGCCGCGGCGGGACTGGCGTTGATCACCACCGATCAGCCCGGTTGCCGCGAGGTGGTGACCCGGCACGGCAAGGATGGCTTGGTGGTGCCACCGCGCGACGCCCCTGCGCTTGCTGCGCTGATCGCCCGGCTGGACGACGATCGCGCCCTGCTGCACCGGCTTGGCACCGCTGCACGCGAGAAGGCGGTGGCCGAGTTCGACGAGCGCATGGTGATCCAGCGAACCATGGACGTCTATGGACGCCTGCTTGGTGGCGATGCACCCAGCGGACCGCTGGCGGGCTCGGCCCTGCCCGAGCTTCGAACAAACCGGAGCGGCTGA